Proteins encoded in a region of the Photobacterium angustum genome:
- a CDS encoding MFS transporter: MSLLRLLSISLLMACSYFFASDMYAPSLPVMSEALNVSSTAVQQTVSAFFIALGLSQLVCGAVAERFGRRPIAILGAVIFIIGSALCLHADQLSGLIIGRAVQGMGVGALFLLCRTIMQDSLTKEQLVDVMSWFSILFMCLPASTPAIGGYLESHFGWHSSFWFMLGLAVLLFVVIALGLKETHLEKNIHATKPRVIARDYTMIATNPQFLRYLIMMVMANGGALVFYLMGAFIANEQYHLPVQYFGMSSLLLIGCSLCARIFYIRFLKYTATEGRIIKAASCIMLLGGLTILSNVVFHSMATIIIGMGIYCFGAGLTTSVVAVSALYLFPKHKGQTGALFGSLQMVGIFTLTFIVSHLASVEWVMACVLTTMALLNMSVQRWWNDNSVVLAKA, from the coding sequence ATGTCTTTACTACGTTTACTTTCTATCAGTTTATTAATGGCGTGTAGCTATTTCTTTGCCTCTGATATGTATGCACCTAGCTTACCTGTAATGTCTGAGGCATTGAATGTGTCATCGACAGCAGTACAGCAAACGGTGAGTGCGTTTTTTATTGCGTTAGGTTTGAGCCAATTAGTGTGCGGAGCTGTCGCAGAACGCTTTGGTCGTCGTCCTATCGCGATCTTAGGTGCGGTGATATTTATCATCGGCTCAGCGCTTTGTTTACACGCAGATCAACTATCAGGTTTAATTATTGGACGTGCCGTACAAGGTATGGGTGTTGGGGCGTTGTTTTTATTATGCCGAACCATAATGCAAGACTCATTAACTAAAGAGCAGTTAGTGGATGTGATGTCATGGTTTAGTATTTTATTTATGTGTTTACCCGCGTCGACACCTGCAATTGGTGGCTATTTAGAAAGCCATTTTGGCTGGCATAGTAGCTTCTGGTTTATGTTGGGGTTAGCAGTACTGCTATTTGTGGTTATTGCCTTAGGTTTAAAAGAAACCCACTTAGAAAAGAATATTCATGCGACAAAACCAAGGGTTATAGCTCGTGATTACACCATGATTGCAACTAATCCGCAGTTCTTACGCTATTTAATCATGATGGTGATGGCGAATGGTGGTGCGCTGGTGTTTTATTTGATGGGGGCGTTTATTGCGAATGAACAATACCATTTACCTGTGCAATATTTTGGTATGTCTTCATTGTTGCTTATTGGTTGTAGTTTGTGTGCGCGTATTTTTTATATTCGTTTTCTAAAATATACCGCGACAGAAGGGCGAATCATTAAAGCAGCAAGTTGTATTATGTTGCTTGGTGGGTTGACGATACTATCAAATGTGGTATTTCACAGCATGGCGACGATCATTATCGGCATGGGTATTTATTGTTTTGGCGCGGGTTTAACAACCTCTGTCGTGGCTGTCAGTGCGCTGTATTTATTCCCTAAGCATAAAGGACAAACGGGAGCGTTGTTTGGCTCATTACAAATGGTTGGGATCTTTACGTTAACCTTTATTGTGAGTCATTTAGCCAGTGTTGAATGGGTGATGGCATGTGTACTTACAACGATGGCATTACTTAATATGTCTGTACAACGCTGGTGGAATGATAATTCTGTCGTGTTGGCAAAAGCGTAA
- a CDS encoding peptidoglycan DD-metalloendopeptidase family protein encodes MTQTKTPFENVLSAHEFHPVIPKELQFGTGYVVDLTPSSHLWQQVTDVHTFADEIVKQAIATNAQIVIGRYAEHRLIYQDKENFSDSPNRTVHMAIDLGVPAGVPVYAPLDGEVYGIANHAANGDYGPTVILKHALDGHVFYTLYGHTATEYLSQLTVGQHISRGQQFTAVGNTEENGGWAPHLHFQIIKNMGDYSNDYPGVIDPEQFDFYQNNCPNPNLILKRSDLD; translated from the coding sequence ATGACACAAACGAAAACCCCTTTCGAAAATGTACTCAGTGCACATGAGTTTCATCCTGTGATACCCAAAGAATTACAATTCGGTACAGGATACGTTGTCGATTTAACACCAAGTAGTCATTTATGGCAGCAAGTAACTGACGTGCATACTTTCGCTGATGAAATCGTAAAACAAGCCATTGCCACCAATGCACAAATAGTCATTGGTCGATATGCTGAACACCGCTTGATTTATCAAGATAAAGAGAACTTTTCCGACTCTCCTAATCGCACTGTTCACATGGCGATTGATTTAGGCGTACCTGCTGGCGTTCCTGTTTATGCCCCACTTGATGGTGAAGTTTATGGTATCGCAAATCATGCAGCAAACGGTGACTATGGCCCTACTGTTATTTTAAAACACGCGCTCGATGGGCATGTTTTTTATACTCTTTACGGACATACAGCGACAGAGTATTTATCACAATTAACTGTTGGTCAGCATATTAGTCGAGGCCAACAATTTACTGCTGTGGGTAACACGGAAGAAAATGGGGGTTGGGCGCCCCATCTGCATTTTCAAATAATCAAAAATATGGGTGATTACAGTAATGATTATCCTGGTGTGATTGATCCTGAGCAGTTTGATTTTTACCAAAATAATTGCCCGAACCCTAACTTGATCCTAAAACGTAGCGATTTAGATTAA
- a CDS encoding MFS transporter, whose translation MHNQHRTAQQLPLFTLITLYIIIFLGSAGFFITIPAYVSLFLTDHSLEFAKSMPIEQRRMLFGTVMSAAPFISMFFTPFIARFADKFSRKTVIAICLMIAAIGFALPIYAIVVSSVIILFVGNMINSLGSASQPIAQAILADNSEGKNKATLMSLVAVVMTAAMSFGPALGSKLSSSYGAQAPFYACLVIALISLILMFVVRLPIQHIVKTENPFSFVKPLKRSQKGLMNCLFIVFICQFSWSLYFQNIAFIFPQKWNISVESEFYQYFMMGIGVVMILSLLLLPRLILSRFSVNSALRTTTALSAIGMLLLAITPTPTSHVVAMIFAASMVALCFPLYITALSDRASDIDQGWAMALSSAMVGLAWTLTGYLTAMMVNVHLLLPTGIAVIGYLAAMVVVPTKSTNKNTQSDLEAA comes from the coding sequence ATGCACAACCAACACCGCACCGCTCAACAGCTGCCCTTATTTACGCTTATAACGCTATACATCATTATCTTTCTTGGATCTGCCGGATTTTTTATTACGATCCCTGCATACGTCAGCTTATTTTTAACTGATCATTCGTTGGAATTTGCCAAGAGTATGCCAATTGAACAGCGTCGTATGTTGTTTGGTACAGTAATGTCTGCCGCCCCATTTATTTCGATGTTCTTTACCCCTTTTATTGCGCGTTTTGCCGATAAGTTCAGTCGTAAGACCGTGATTGCCATTTGTTTGATGATTGCAGCTATTGGTTTCGCCTTACCGATTTATGCGATTGTGGTGAGCTCGGTGATCATTTTGTTTGTCGGTAATATGATCAACAGCTTAGGCTCGGCAAGCCAACCTATTGCACAAGCGATTTTGGCTGATAACAGCGAAGGGAAAAACAAAGCAACATTGATGAGTTTAGTTGCCGTTGTTATGACAGCAGCCATGTCATTTGGCCCAGCACTTGGCAGTAAATTGTCATCTAGTTATGGCGCTCAAGCACCATTTTATGCCTGCCTCGTCATTGCACTTATTAGTTTAATCTTGATGTTTGTGGTGCGTTTACCTATTCAACACATTGTAAAAACAGAAAACCCTTTCTCGTTTGTAAAGCCGTTAAAACGTAGTCAAAAAGGCTTAATGAACTGTTTGTTTATCGTTTTTATTTGCCAATTTAGCTGGAGCCTCTATTTCCAAAACATTGCGTTTATCTTCCCGCAGAAATGGAATATTTCGGTAGAAAGTGAGTTCTACCAATACTTTATGATGGGAATTGGTGTCGTAATGATCCTTTCACTATTACTATTGCCACGTCTGATCTTATCGCGTTTTTCAGTTAATTCAGCACTACGTACAACAACAGCATTATCTGCCATTGGCATGTTATTACTTGCGATCACTCCAACCCCGACCTCTCATGTGGTTGCGATGATCTTTGCAGCATCCATGGTTGCGTTATGTTTTCCTCTTTACATCACTGCCCTCTCAGATCGCGCGAGTGATATTGATCAAGGTTGGGCTATGGCGCTTTCTAGTGCAATGGTTGGTTTGGCGTGGACATTAACTGGTTATTTGACTGCTATGATGGTCAATGTGCACTTATTATTACCAACGGGGATTGCTGTCATCGGCTATCTTGCCGCAATGGTGGTGGTACCAACGAAGAGCACGAATAAAAACACACAATCAGATTTGGAAGCAGCATGA
- a CDS encoding GNAT family N-acetyltransferase yields MENRVNVRKANKQDSGKLLELIGYKAEFDRSMKGFNGEISTNKGKIERTLFGDVPFAHALLLEVDGNVLGFALFHYRYSSFRGEPSIWLDDLLVVGRHRSKGYGAELMHALKIEAGKSLASHISWTASPYNTKAHNFYKKLGAEVERMDGQRPYFRWAMYD; encoded by the coding sequence ATGGAGAACAGAGTGAACGTAAGGAAAGCGAACAAACAAGACTCCGGTAAGTTGCTAGAACTTATTGGGTATAAAGCCGAGTTTGACCGAAGTATGAAAGGGTTCAACGGCGAAATCTCCACAAATAAAGGCAAGATTGAACGAACCTTATTTGGCGACGTACCGTTTGCTCACGCTTTGCTATTGGAAGTCGACGGCAATGTTCTGGGTTTCGCCTTATTTCATTATCGCTATTCTTCCTTCCGAGGTGAACCGTCTATTTGGCTTGATGACTTGCTAGTTGTTGGTCGGCATAGGTCAAAGGGGTATGGTGCCGAACTTATGCATGCTTTGAAAATTGAAGCAGGAAAGTCGTTAGCTTCTCACATTTCATGGACAGCTAGCCCCTACAACACCAAAGCCCATAATTTCTATAAGAAGCTAGGCGCAGAAGTTGAACGGATGGATGGTCAGCGTCCGTATTTCCGTTGGGCAATGTACGACTAA
- a CDS encoding GNAT family N-acetyltransferase, with translation MELTPFKSTDYQLLVDWIESPQFNYQWGGPAYTFPLTIEQITAHCANREIFPFLFHSQGQIAGYAEFRKIPDGSCRICRVLILKSHRGNGLASEMLRLVIKEAQMETHCTKFSLSVFEHNTTAISLYKSLGFKVLSTEIRSETV, from the coding sequence ATGGAACTTACTCCCTTTAAAAGTACAGATTATCAACTTCTAGTTGATTGGATCGAGTCGCCTCAATTTAACTATCAATGGGGAGGTCCAGCATACACTTTCCCTTTGACGATTGAACAGATTACAGCGCACTGTGCAAATCGCGAAATTTTCCCTTTTTTATTTCACTCTCAGGGGCAAATAGCTGGTTATGCAGAGTTTCGGAAAATACCTGATGGATCGTGCAGGATTTGTCGTGTACTAATTTTAAAAAGTCATCGGGGTAACGGTCTGGCTAGCGAAATGCTTAGGCTCGTTATAAAAGAAGCTCAAATGGAAACACATTGTACGAAGTTCAGTCTGTCTGTTTTTGAACACAACACAACGGCTATTTCCCTTTATAAGTCATTAGGCTTCAAAGTGTTGTCAACAGAAATACGCTCAGAGACAGTGTGA
- a CDS encoding DnaJ domain-containing protein: MTSLYVVVFALLLTVAQLLFLLRKYKKKIQELQSTYVESSTTAEEADLQVNLVRTSTDDMAYFKSENDRILFLLLEVDGKRRNQLLGITSEMYEDEDAAKKWYKSLSNKVHPDKNDDPRAAEAFDKLKQLYNKVTY; encoded by the coding sequence ATGACATCACTGTATGTTGTTGTTTTTGCTCTTCTATTAACAGTTGCGCAACTTCTTTTCTTGTTGAGAAAATACAAGAAAAAAATCCAAGAATTACAATCCACCTATGTTGAATCTAGTACGACCGCTGAAGAGGCTGATCTACAGGTTAATCTTGTCAGAACCTCAACTGATGATATGGCGTACTTCAAGTCGGAAAACGATCGCATTTTGTTTTTGTTGTTAGAGGTTGATGGTAAGCGTCGAAACCAATTGCTTGGTATCACCTCAGAGATGTATGAGGACGAGGATGCAGCTAAAAAATGGTATAAGTCACTGTCAAATAAAGTTCATCCAGACAAAAATGATGATCCAAGAGCCGCGGAGGCTTTCGATAAATTAAAGCAACTCTATAACAAAGTTACATATTAG
- a CDS encoding tyrosine-type recombinase/integrase: MRKSSSEKCSGIKRPFKLEEIWRIRTRLELENDLMQLALLNLAIDSKLRASDLLKLHVYDVSSQGVIYERVQCTQQKTGTDVHYEITPRTQQSISRWVYSASLDTCSFLFPSCRRKRQPISYSFYRSIIRNWAEKLGLNADYYGTHSMRRTKATLIYARTKNIRAVQILLGHSKLDNTIRYLGAELEDALRLSEKTDC, encoded by the coding sequence ATGAGAAAGTCATCATCAGAAAAATGCAGCGGGATAAAAAGACCATTCAAGTTGGAAGAGATTTGGCGAATAAGAACTAGGCTAGAACTTGAAAACGACCTAATGCAACTTGCACTATTGAACCTAGCCATTGATAGCAAGTTGAGGGCAAGTGATCTACTAAAACTGCACGTATATGATGTTTCTTCGCAAGGAGTGATCTATGAGAGGGTTCAATGCACCCAGCAAAAAACAGGTACAGATGTACACTATGAGATTACTCCGAGAACACAACAGAGCATTAGTCGGTGGGTTTACTCTGCATCCCTAGATACATGTAGCTTTTTATTTCCAAGTTGTCGCCGCAAAAGGCAACCTATCAGCTACTCATTCTATCGCTCAATTATCAGAAACTGGGCTGAAAAACTGGGATTGAATGCTGACTATTACGGCACTCATTCCATGCGCCGTACTAAAGCCACTTTAATCTATGCCAGAACGAAAAACATCAGGGCTGTACAGATCTTACTTGGACATTCGAAGCTAGATAACACAATTCGATACCTTGGCGCTGAGCTAGAAGACGCTTTGAGGCTATCTGAGAAAACAGACTGCTGA
- the mdtD gene encoding multidrug transporter subunit MdtD produces the protein MAKPTKQLTWLPWIAGIAFFMQTLDATIINTAIPSLAKSLHESPLTMQLTIISYTLTVAILIPISGWLADKFGTRVIFGWAVGLFTLGSLACGLSNTLTQLVLSRILQGVGGAMMVPVARLALLRSYPRNEFVHALNLATMPGLIGPVVGPVLGGVLVTYASWHWIFLINIPVGIIGLWMTKRYMPNFTSTASKFDGWGFILFSSSLITLLSGIELLTKSETALIPVITLLIGFTLLVTYIYYASKKQNVLIPLSLFKTRTFSVGIGGNIFSRLGTGAIPFLIPLMLQVGMGASALYAGLMMVPLAFGALLGKSYVERTLKRLGYRKTLFWVTIVIGIITAAFALISGQLSLWLALPLLFALGIVRATQFTAMNTITLADLDDKHASAGNSMLAVTQLLSISFGLAICACVLHFFSTYYTGNDMSHFHQTFIAMGLLTVISALSFLSLHRSDGNNLIHR, from the coding sequence ATGGCGAAACCAACAAAACAACTAACATGGCTACCATGGATTGCGGGTATTGCTTTTTTTATGCAGACTCTTGATGCCACAATAATAAATACAGCAATCCCCTCCTTGGCCAAAAGCTTACATGAATCGCCATTGACTATGCAGCTAACCATCATTAGCTATACTCTGACTGTTGCGATCTTAATTCCTATTAGTGGCTGGCTTGCTGACAAATTTGGCACCCGAGTTATTTTTGGCTGGGCTGTAGGCTTATTTACACTGGGGTCGTTGGCATGTGGATTATCTAACACACTGACGCAACTGGTACTGTCTCGCATTCTCCAGGGGGTTGGTGGCGCCATGATGGTACCTGTAGCACGCTTAGCATTATTGCGGAGCTATCCACGTAATGAATTTGTTCACGCGTTAAACCTAGCAACAATGCCGGGATTAATCGGTCCCGTTGTCGGCCCTGTACTTGGTGGCGTATTAGTCACTTATGCAAGTTGGCATTGGATATTCTTAATAAATATCCCTGTCGGTATTATTGGGCTATGGATGACCAAACGCTACATGCCTAACTTTACTTCAACTGCGAGTAAGTTTGATGGTTGGGGATTTATTCTATTTAGCTCAAGTTTAATTACTCTTTTAAGCGGCATTGAACTTTTAACTAAATCAGAGACGGCTTTAATTCCAGTTATAACCTTATTAATTGGTTTTACTCTTCTCGTTACTTATATTTATTACGCATCAAAAAAACAAAACGTGCTTATTCCTTTATCACTTTTTAAGACTAGGACTTTTTCTGTTGGTATCGGTGGAAATATATTTTCTCGTTTAGGTACAGGGGCTATTCCTTTTCTTATACCACTTATGTTGCAAGTTGGGATGGGAGCATCAGCCTTATACGCGGGATTAATGATGGTACCCTTAGCCTTTGGCGCATTATTAGGTAAATCATATGTCGAAAGAACCCTTAAACGTCTAGGCTATCGCAAAACATTATTTTGGGTCACTATTGTTATTGGTATTATTACAGCGGCATTTGCCCTTATATCAGGCCAGTTATCTCTATGGTTAGCCCTACCATTACTGTTTGCGTTAGGTATTGTTCGCGCAACACAATTTACCGCAATGAACACCATAACATTAGCTGATTTAGATGATAAACATGCAAGTGCAGGCAACAGTATGCTAGCGGTAACCCAACTGCTTTCAATTAGTTTTGGTCTTGCTATCTGCGCGTGTGTTTTACACTTTTTCTCAACCTATTACACTGGCAATGATATGTCTCATTTTCACCAGACATTCATTGCTATGGGGCTACTAACCGTTATCTCTGCTTTGTCATTTTTATCATTGCACCGCTCTGATGGTAATAACTTAATACACAGATAA
- a CDS encoding CynX/NimT family MFS transporter, translating into MSHKNKKTVPKVARPALVILGILLIASNLRAPLTGLGPILEFISQDLGLSATQAGMLTTLPLLAFALFSPVSSGLARKIGLEPSLMIALVLVGGGVLIRSGGSTLMLFLGTCIIGIGIAIGNVLLPSLLKRDFPTKVTTLTAVYVLIMGIGSTLSSSTAIPMMNLAGSMGITAIPHWAFALATVLIFPIISIIVWLPQLSGHTRPSADTADIDSHSYLWRSAAAWQVTIFLGLNSFIMYIFISWLPSILIDNGYTENQAGYLHGVLQLSTAVPALVLIPLMAKMKDKRAMSFAMAVLAFIGILGLLMMPEHALIWVICFGFSCGGGFILGLSFVGIRTHDAHQAAALSGMAQCMGYLLAATGPIIFGSLHESTHSWEAPLYMTLAVCVVWGFLALFAGRSHVIVRSESGKDIVIDAPVHENIHEELKRLKNELALVTEERNELKKAFNAKL; encoded by the coding sequence ATGTCACATAAAAATAAAAAAACAGTCCCTAAAGTTGCACGACCAGCATTGGTTATCCTGGGTATTTTACTTATTGCAAGTAACCTACGTGCGCCACTTACAGGATTAGGACCTATTCTAGAGTTCATCTCACAAGATTTAGGTTTAAGTGCAACACAAGCCGGTATGTTAACTACTTTGCCTTTGTTGGCTTTTGCCCTATTTTCACCGGTATCATCTGGCCTTGCTCGTAAAATTGGCTTAGAGCCATCTCTTATGATCGCCCTTGTTCTTGTTGGCGGTGGTGTGCTTATCCGTTCCGGTGGATCAACCTTAATGCTATTTTTAGGTACATGCATTATCGGTATAGGAATCGCAATTGGTAACGTATTACTGCCAAGCTTACTAAAAAGAGACTTCCCAACAAAAGTTACTACTTTGACTGCTGTCTATGTATTAATCATGGGTATTGGCTCAACGTTAAGTTCAAGTACTGCTATTCCAATGATGAACCTAGCAGGTTCAATGGGAATTACTGCAATTCCGCATTGGGCATTTGCTTTAGCAACCGTACTGATCTTCCCTATTATTTCAATTATTGTATGGTTGCCACAATTATCAGGTCACACTCGCCCTTCAGCTGATACGGCTGATATTGATAGCCATAGCTACCTATGGCGTTCAGCGGCAGCATGGCAAGTTACCATCTTTTTAGGCTTAAACTCTTTTATCATGTACATCTTTATCAGTTGGTTACCAAGTATCCTAATTGATAACGGCTACACAGAGAACCAAGCGGGTTACTTACATGGTGTATTACAGCTTTCAACTGCCGTACCAGCACTAGTACTTATCCCACTAATGGCAAAAATGAAAGACAAACGTGCAATGAGCTTTGCGATGGCTGTCTTAGCCTTCATCGGTATTCTTGGCCTACTTATGATGCCAGAACACGCATTAATCTGGGTAATTTGCTTTGGCTTTAGCTGTGGTGGTGGTTTTATTCTTGGCCTGTCATTTGTTGGTATTCGTACTCATGATGCCCACCAAGCAGCCGCACTATCAGGCATGGCACAATGTATGGGTTACTTACTTGCAGCAACTGGCCCGATTATTTTTGGCTCGCTACATGAATCAACACATAGCTGGGAAGCGCCACTATATATGACACTTGCCGTCTGTGTTGTATGGGGATTCTTAGCACTGTTTGCAGGACGCTCACACGTTATCGTTCGCTCAGAAAGCGGTAAAGATATTGTTATTGATGCACCCGTTCATGAAAACATTCACGAAGAACTTAAACGCTTAAAAAATGAATTAGCGCTAGTGACTGAAGAACGTAACGAACTTAAAAAAGCATTTAACGCAAAATTATAA
- a CDS encoding AraC family transcriptional regulator, whose protein sequence is MKYSIHFPEFDSDLYPQKVVALRLSGLEKDEEIPVHQHRKGQLVLPLSGFVRCKIADAIWMVPANCAVWIPSQIPHSNSVSPDADTCMLFVDPDVVGMPSKACTLSISPLLRELIVRLTESDLSYTPKCKTARLADVLIDELTSMPSEHFDFPIPTESRLHSIALELINNPSDRSTVGEWASKYAMSERTLARLVKQELGLTFGNWRGQLHIVIALQKLSSGEPVQRVSEDLGYESVSAFITFFKKTLGRPPKQYIKKRIND, encoded by the coding sequence ATGAAGTATAGTATCCATTTCCCTGAGTTTGACTCCGATCTTTATCCACAAAAGGTCGTTGCATTGCGCCTATCTGGGTTAGAGAAGGATGAAGAAATCCCAGTCCATCAACACCGTAAAGGACAACTTGTTCTTCCTTTAAGTGGTTTTGTTCGTTGTAAAATTGCAGACGCTATCTGGATGGTTCCCGCGAATTGCGCAGTTTGGATCCCAAGCCAAATACCTCATAGTAATAGTGTTTCTCCTGATGCCGATACTTGTATGCTATTCGTTGATCCAGATGTAGTTGGAATGCCATCTAAAGCGTGCACATTATCTATTTCTCCACTTTTACGTGAGCTTATTGTTCGTTTAACGGAATCCGATCTTTCATATACACCCAAATGTAAAACCGCAAGGTTAGCGGATGTGTTGATTGATGAATTAACGAGCATGCCATCTGAACATTTTGATTTTCCAATTCCAACCGAGAGTCGATTACACAGTATTGCTTTAGAGCTCATTAATAACCCGAGTGATCGCAGTACTGTTGGTGAATGGGCAAGTAAATATGCGATGAGTGAAAGAACCTTGGCGCGTTTGGTGAAGCAGGAATTAGGATTAACCTTTGGGAATTGGCGTGGACAGCTTCATATTGTAATTGCCTTGCAAAAACTGTCATCAGGGGAGCCTGTACAGCGAGTATCTGAAGATTTAGGTTACGAATCAGTAAGCGCCTTTATTACTTTCTTTAAGAAAACGCTCGGACGACCACCTAAGCAATACATTAAAAAACGGATTAATGATTAA
- a CDS encoding AraC family transcriptional regulator encodes MTKNMTLNKTIPSFDSDSYSQKAVAMRFSRSDVDEELPFHTHRKGQLVLPLSGCVRCKIANAIWMVPTNCAVWIPSQVPHSLTISDDIDICNLFIEPDVIGLPEKACTLSVSPLLRELIVKLAELDQFYEDEGNTARLVDVLIYELSTMSSEQFDFPIPEEPRLQKIALALIANPSERSTVGEWANKYAMSERTLARLVKQELGLTFGNWRGQLHIVIALQKLSSGEPVQRISEDLGYESVSAFITFFKRTLGRPPKQYIKKRVND; translated from the coding sequence ATGACAAAAAATATGACTTTAAATAAAACTATCCCTTCGTTTGATTCAGATTCGTATTCTCAAAAAGCAGTGGCAATGAGATTTTCAAGGTCTGATGTCGATGAAGAACTCCCGTTTCACACTCATCGGAAAGGTCAATTGGTATTACCTTTAAGTGGCTGTGTTCGATGTAAAATTGCGAATGCGATTTGGATGGTTCCTACAAATTGCGCCGTTTGGATCCCAAGCCAAGTGCCTCACAGTCTTACTATTTCAGATGATATCGATATTTGTAATTTATTTATTGAGCCAGATGTAATTGGTCTACCTGAAAAAGCTTGTACTTTATCAGTGTCTCCTTTATTACGTGAGTTGATAGTTAAGTTAGCAGAGCTCGATCAGTTTTATGAAGACGAAGGGAATACTGCGAGATTGGTTGACGTTCTAATATATGAATTATCGACAATGTCTTCTGAACAGTTTGATTTTCCGATTCCAGAAGAACCTCGTTTACAAAAGATCGCTTTAGCTTTAATTGCGAACCCAAGTGAGCGTAGTACAGTTGGCGAATGGGCAAATAAATATGCGATGAGTGAAAGAACCTTAGCGCGTTTGGTTAAGCAGGAATTAGGGTTAACTTTTGGTAATTGGCGTGGACAGCTTCATATTGTAATTGCACTACAAAAACTGTCATCGGGGGAGCCTGTGCAGCGGATATCAGAGGATTTAGGCTACGAATCGGTAAGCGCATTTATTACTTTCTTTAAGAGAACCTTGGGGCGACCACCTAAGCAGTACATTAAAAAAAGGGTTAATGATTAA